A single region of the Marmota flaviventris isolate mMarFla1 chromosome 10, mMarFla1.hap1, whole genome shotgun sequence genome encodes:
- the LOC114080392 gene encoding glutathione S-transferase Mu 2 yields the protein MPMILGYWNIRGLAHPIRLLLEYTDSSYEEKKYTMGDAPDYDRSQWLNEKFKLGLDFPNLPYLIDGPHKITQSNAILRYLARKHNLCGETEEEKIRVDILENQIMDVRMHFIMLCYNPDFEKKKPEYLEAMPEMIKLFSQFLGKRPWFAGDKITYVDFITYDVLDQHRVFEPKCLEAFPNLKDFMSRFEGLKKISAYMKSSRFLPTPMYSKMATWGNK from the exons ATGCCTATGATACTGGGTTACTGGAACATCCGCGGG CTGGCTCACCCCATCCGCCTGCTCCTGGAATACACAGACTCAAGCTATGAGGAGAAGAAATACACCATGGGGGACG CTCCCGACTATGACAGAAGCCAGTGGCTGAATGAGAAATTCAAGCTGGGCCTGGACTTTCCCAAT CTGCCCTACTTGATCGATGGGCCTCACAAGATCACCCAGAGCAACGCCATCCTGCGCTACCTTGCCCGCAAGCACAACCTGT GTGGGGAGACAGAAGAGGAGAAGATTCGTGTGGACATTTTGGAGAACCAGATTATGGACGTCCGCATGCATTTCATCATGCTCTGCTACAACCCTGACTTT GAGAAAAAGAAGCCTGAGTACTTGGAGGCCATGCCTGAGATGATAAAGCTGTTCTCACAGTTCCTGGGGAAGCGGCCCTGGTTTGCAGGGGACAAG ATCACCTACGTGGATTTCATCACTTATGATGTCCTGGACCAGCACCGTGTATTTGAACCCAAGTGCCTGGAGGCATTCCCAAACCTGAAGGACTTCATGTCCCGCTTTGAG GGCCTGAAGAAGATCTCTGCCTACATGAAGTCCAGCCGCTTCCTCCCAACACCTATGTATTCCAAGATGGCCACATGGGGCAACAAGTAA